CTGACTGGGCGGGATGTCCATGGCCGGCTCGATGCCCAGGTGGTTCAACGCGTACTGGGACAGCGCGTTGGCGCCGTAGATGAAGACCACCGACTGGTTGTTGAAGCGCACCCCGGTCACCGGCGGCAGTGCCTCGCCGAAATGATCGTGCAGTTGCTGGCGGAGTTCATCAAAGCGGGCGTCCATGGCGTCCAGCTTGCGCTGGGCCCGTTCCTCCTGACCGAACAGTTTGGCGGTTTCCCGGAAGATCCGGCGCGCCGCCCTGGCGTTGTCCTGCTCGGCGCCGAAGGCGTTGAAATAGAGCACCGGCGCCACCTGCTCCAGCTTGTCGATCAGGCCTTCCTGGCCGTTGGAGATAATAATCACGTCGGGCTTGAGCGCCGCCAGCTCCTCGATGCTGGGCTCACCGCGCTTGCCGATGTCGTCCACGCCATCGGGCACCGCCGGTCGCACCACCCATTCGTTGTAGCCCTCGATGTCCGCCACACCGACCGGCGTCACACCCAGCTCGATGACGTTTTCGGTCATCGCCCAGCTGATGGTCACGACGCGCTCGGGAATCTGCTCGAAGGTGTGTTCGCCATGGGCGTCGGTAACGGTCACTTCGGCCCGGGCAGCACCCGAGAGCAGCAGACAGCACAGGGAAAACCAGGGGACCAGGTGGCGATAGGCGCCTCGCAAGATCATTCAATGACTCCGGAAATCAGGCGACAACCGCAACCGGGCGGGACTTGCCCGGCTGCGGGATCAGTTGGATGTCGATGCCGTAAAGATGGCTGAGCCGGTCGCGGGTCAGCATCTCGTCCGGCGTGCCGTCGAACACCAGCTCGCCGCCTTTGAGGGCCAGGATGCGATCGGCGTAGCGGGCGGCCAGGTTGACGTCGTGCAGGATCGCCACCACGCCGCGGCCGGTGTCCTGGTTGAGCTGGCGCAGCAGCCCCATGGATTCGTACTGGTGCGAGAGGTCCAGCGCCGAGGTGGGTTCGTCCAGCAGCAGCAGCGGCGATTGCTGGGCCAGCAGCATGGCGATCCAGGCCCGCTGGCGTTCGCCGCCGGACAGCTGGTCAGTGAGCTGGTCGGCGTAACGGGTGACGTCGGTCTGGGTCATGGCGTCGTCGATAGCGCGGGCATCTTCCGCACGCCAGCGCCCGAACAGGCCACGCCAGGGAAAGCGTCCCAGAGCCACCAGCTCGCGCACGTTCAATCCCGCCACTTCCGGCAGACGCTGGGGCAGGAAGGCAATCTCCCGGGCCAGGGCGCGCTGGGAGAACTGATCCATGGGCTGGCCATTGAGGTGGATATGACCGGCGTCCGGGGTCAGCTGCCGGGCCAGCAGGTTCATCAGCGTGGATTTACCGGAACCGTTGTGGCCGAGGATGACGGTGAATTCGTGACCGGAAACGGACAGCTCCGGCAGGGACAGGATGTCGCGACCATCGCGGTTAACCCGGATCCCGGCTAGTTCAAGCATTGTGGCTCAGCTCTTCTTTCATGCGGGCGAAACGGACGTCGTCCTTCTGCTTGGGGCAGGTGGCGCACAAATCGCCATCGTGCCGGCGGTAATGCATGCAGCAGCCCTTGCGGTCCAGCGCCAGCGGCGTGCGACCGTCCGGTAACGGCAGCGGCATCAGGGCACTCTGGCCTTCCAGACCCATTGCGCGCAGCCAGGTCCAGGCCAGTTTCAGTTGCCGCTGCTGGTCAATATCGGGACGGATCTCATGCAGGCGGCTGATCGCGGCGAGCACGCTGTCGGCCACCAGGCGCATGGCGCTCAGCGGCTTGAGCAGGGTGATCTCGCGCAACTCCGCCAGCAGGGTGTCGCACAGCTCACGCAGGGTGCGGGCGCCAACCTCGACCAGGTGATCCTCGGCGCCGGCGTACCAGGCGTCCTCGGGCAGGTCATAGCCGGCCACGAAACCGTGGCCCAGCTTCTGGCGCATCTGCAGCAGGGGCGGCACCACACCGGCACCGTGCACCCCGAGCACCGTCAGGAACACCGGCTGCCAGACCAGAAGACTCCAGGTCCGGACCGACCAATAGGGCATGCCGGCTTCCGGGTGAGCGTTCTGCAGGGTGTCGTACAGGCGCTGGATGACGGCGCTGTTGTCCTGCTCGGCACAGATGCACTGCTCGTCGGATATCACCGTACCCCCGGCCAGGGCCGGATAGACGCGGGCCGTGAGGGCGTAGAAATGATCCAGTGGTGTCGTGCGGTGCGCCAGTGACATGAACCGTGAACCCCTTGCGGGTGGAGCCGCTACCGGCTTCGGCCGGAGTGCGATCAGGATAATCAGGAGTTTACCCAGCCGCAAAACACAACGCAAATGCAAATTGATATCATTTGGCAGCGCAATCGCCCGTGGCCGCCGCAGTTGCCTTGCTTCAGCGGCTCATCTAGAATGCGCGCATCTCCAGGGGAGTAGTCTCCGCGAAGGCAAGGCCTTCCGGGTGGCGGTCAACAAACTTGAGGCACATCCTCATGGCCGCTGCGTCCCGCCCAAAGGGATTGACGAGACCTGGGATAACGTGACCTCCGTTGGGGCGGAAGGTCGAGTTATCCCTGTGTTCTCGGAAAATCCGCCCCTACGGAGTATTCATGGACGCTTTCCTCGCCTCGACATTGGCCGTGGCCATCGCCGAAATCGGTGACAAGACCCAACTGCTGTCGCTGTTCCTGATCTGCCGCTACAGCAAACGTCTGCCGATTATCATGGGCATCGTCGTGGCCACCCTGTTGAACCATGCCCTGTCGGCGCTGCTCGGTGCCTGGCTGGCGAAGGTCATACCGGCCGACTGGCTTCCCTGGATCCTGGCCGCAAGCTTCATTGCCATCGCCCTGTGGCTGTTGATCCCGGACAAGGACGACAGCGAGGACGCCGGCCTGCTGCGCTTCGGCGCCTTCACCGCCACCACGCTGATGTTCTTTATCGCCGAGATCGGCGACAAGACCCAGATCGCCACCGTGGTGCTGGCCGCCCGCTACGACGCCACCTCGCTGGTTATCCTCGGCACGACCGTCGGTATGCTGCTGGCCAACGTGCCGGTCATCGTCGCCGGCAAGTGGCTGATGGACCGCCTGCCACTGGCCACCGCGCGCCTGGTGGCCTGCGGCCTGTTCATCCTGCTGGGGATCATCACCCTGTGGACCGCCCTCAACGGCAGCGCCGGGGCCCTGCTGAATTACTGAACCGTCATCCGGAAACACACGTTTGCAACACTCGTGACGGAGAAAGCGACGCGTGACTGTGGAATAATGGCCTCTTTGTGGCCGTCGCGGGGCCTTCCGGTCGACTCGACCGATGACCCGCAACCGGTTTATCCGAAGGCAGTGCAGGCCGGCGCCCCGACAGGGACTGTGTTGGCCCCCGGGCCTGCCCGATGGTTTAATAACACGGACGTCCGTCCCAAGGATATTCAGTGATGCATTTTCTCAGACAGGGCCTGATCGCGGCTTCGATCCTGCTGATGAACTCCGTCGCCCTGGCGGATCAGCCGGTCATGCCGATCAAGGGCGACCTCATCGGTCAGCTGCAAACCATGACCACCCGCTATGAGGACACCTTCGCCGACATCGGCACCCGCACCAGCATCGGCTACCTGGAGCTGGTCCATGCCAACCCCGGCGTTGACCCCTGGCTGCCCGGTGACGGCACGCACATCACCCTGCCCGAGCAGCACGTCCTGCCGGATGCGCCACGCGAAGGCATTGTCATCAACCTGGCGGAATTCCGGCTCTATTACTACACCGACGGCGGCGTTCGCAGCTACCCGGTGGGCGTGGGCACCGAACAGAACCCGTCGCCGCTGACCGAGGCGTCCGTCACCATGCGCCTGGAATCGCCCGCCTGGTATCCGCCGGAAAGCGTACGCGCCGAATACGCCGCCGATGGTGAGGAACTGCCGCGCATGATCCCGCCCGGCCCGGAGAATCCGCTGGGCCCTTACGCTCTCAAGTTGAGCGCCAAGGGCTACCTGATCCACGGCACCAACAAGAAGTTCGGCATCGGCATGCAGGTCAGCCACGGCTGCGTGCGCATGTACAACCAGGACATCTCCGACCTGGTGTACCAGGTGCCCAAGGGCACGCCGGTGCGCTTCGTCAAGCAGCCGGTCAAGGTGGGCATGAGCGGCAACGAAGTCTGGCTGGAAATCCATCGGCCCAAGGAAGAGATGGATGACGCCACCCGCGACCAGCTGTGGAAGCAGGTGATGGCCCGGATGGACGCCCTCATGGAACAGCACCCGGGCATTGAGTTCCAGCGCCAGGCGGTGGAGCTGGCCATCGACCAGGCGGACGGCATTCCCCGCCTGGTGGGCGAACAGGTGCACCAGGTGGCCAAGGCCCACGCAGAAGGCGAAGACGCCGCCGAGTCGCTCTGATCCCTGCCGGCGCTCGCCCCTGAGCGCCGATCACGCCAGCGCCCTGCCGCCTTCGGCACGGCGTTCCCCGGGGCACCGGCCGGTGCCCGCCATGCCTCACGCAACCACGCCCCTGGACTGGCCCTGAACGCGATTCGGGTTCATGATGAAAGGGTTAGCGGACGTGCTGTGATTCATCCGGATGTTCCTTCCGGGCGCTTCTTCCGGTGATAGAAACCTGCGCGACGTCCGTATGCATTCGGGACAAGCCGATTGACCACCCGTCTGCGTGACAGGAGTGTGGCCCATGACGTGGATCCGCCAACACAGACCCCGCAAGCTGGTGCCCGGCATCAGCCTGTTGCTGATCATCCTGGGCATGACCATCGCCCTGGCCGACGCCGCGGACGAATCCGCCGACGCCGGCGGCACCGCCGTGGTGCTGACCATCGACGGTGCCATCGGCCCGGCCACCCTTGACTATGTGGAGCGCGGCCTGGATCACGCCCGCGACAGCAACGCTCGCCTGGTGGTTATTACCATGGACACCCCCGGCGGGCTGATGTCGTCCATGCGCAGCCTGATCAAGTCGATTCTGGCCTCGCCGATCCCGGTGGCCACCTACGTCTCGCCACCGGGCGCCCGCGCCGCCAGTGCCGGCACCTACATTCTCTACGGCAGCCACATCGCCGCCATGGCGCCGGCCACTCACCTGGGTTCGGCCACGCCGGTGCAGCTTGGCGGCGTCCCCGGACAATCCGATGAGCAGGACGCGCCATCCAGCCCATCCGGCGAGGACACCGACCAGACCGAGCAGGAATCGGCGCCGTCCGGCGACGGCAGCGCCATGGAGCGCAAGGTGCTGGAGGACGCCGTGGCCTACATCCGCGGCCTCGCCGACCGCCACGGGCGCAACGCCGACTGGGCCGAGCGGGCGGTGCGCGAGGCGGTCAACCTCAACGCCGAGGACGCCCTGGCGCAGAACGTGATCGATATCGTCGCCGAGGACGTGCCCGACCTGCTGAACCAGATGAATGGCCGCAGCGTGGTGATGAGCGGCGGCGAACGCACCCTCAACACCGCCAACCTGACCCTGGAGCGCATCGATCCGGACTGGCGCACGCGGCTGCTGTCGGTGCTCACCGATCCCAACGTGGCCTATTTCCTGATGATCATCGGCTTCTACGGCATCATCTTCGAGCTGGCCAATCCGGGCAGTCTGGTGCCTGGCGTGATCGGCGCCATCTGTCTGCTGCTGGCGCTGTTTGCCTTCCAGGTGCTGTCGGTGAACTACGCGGGGCTGGCGCT
This DNA window, taken from Marinobacter bohaiensis, encodes the following:
- a CDS encoding ABC transporter substrate-binding protein, with the protein product MILRGAYRHLVPWFSLCCLLLSGAARAEVTVTDAHGEHTFEQIPERVVTISWAMTENVIELGVTPVGVADIEGYNEWVVRPAVPDGVDDIGKRGEPSIEELAALKPDVIIISNGQEGLIDKLEQVAPVLYFNAFGAEQDNARAARRIFRETAKLFGQEERAQRKLDAMDARFDELRQQLHDHFGEALPPVTGVRFNNQSVVFIYGANALSQYALNHLGIEPAMDIPPSQWGIAQKKLTSLSQMSKDSVLLYFKPAPGVERLFESPLWQAMPVARAGHVAGVESTWSYGGAMSIRYLAEAMTDALLTIEP
- a CDS encoding ABC transporter ATP-binding protein, coding for MLELAGIRVNRDGRDILSLPELSVSGHEFTVILGHNGSGKSTLMNLLARQLTPDAGHIHLNGQPMDQFSQRALAREIAFLPQRLPEVAGLNVRELVALGRFPWRGLFGRWRAEDARAIDDAMTQTDVTRYADQLTDQLSGGERQRAWIAMLLAQQSPLLLLDEPTSALDLSHQYESMGLLRQLNQDTGRGVVAILHDVNLAARYADRILALKGGELVFDGTPDEMLTRDRLSHLYGIDIQLIPQPGKSRPVAVVA
- a CDS encoding siderophore ferric iron reductase, whose product is MSLAHRTTPLDHFYALTARVYPALAGGTVISDEQCICAEQDNSAVIQRLYDTLQNAHPEAGMPYWSVRTWSLLVWQPVFLTVLGVHGAGVVPPLLQMRQKLGHGFVAGYDLPEDAWYAGAEDHLVEVGARTLRELCDTLLAELREITLLKPLSAMRLVADSVLAAISRLHEIRPDIDQQRQLKLAWTWLRAMGLEGQSALMPLPLPDGRTPLALDRKGCCMHYRRHDGDLCATCPKQKDDVRFARMKEELSHNA
- a CDS encoding TMEM165/GDT1 family protein translates to MDAFLASTLAVAIAEIGDKTQLLSLFLICRYSKRLPIIMGIVVATLLNHALSALLGAWLAKVIPADWLPWILAASFIAIALWLLIPDKDDSEDAGLLRFGAFTATTLMFFIAEIGDKTQIATVVLAARYDATSLVILGTTVGMLLANVPVIVAGKWLMDRLPLATARLVACGLFILLGIITLWTALNGSAGALLNY
- a CDS encoding L,D-transpeptidase family protein — protein: MNSVALADQPVMPIKGDLIGQLQTMTTRYEDTFADIGTRTSIGYLELVHANPGVDPWLPGDGTHITLPEQHVLPDAPREGIVINLAEFRLYYYTDGGVRSYPVGVGTEQNPSPLTEASVTMRLESPAWYPPESVRAEYAADGEELPRMIPPGPENPLGPYALKLSAKGYLIHGTNKKFGIGMQVSHGCVRMYNQDISDLVYQVPKGTPVRFVKQPVKVGMSGNEVWLEIHRPKEEMDDATRDQLWKQVMARMDALMEQHPGIEFQRQAVELAIDQADGIPRLVGEQVHQVAKAHAEGEDAAESL
- a CDS encoding NfeD family protein, encoding MTWIRQHRPRKLVPGISLLLIILGMTIALADAADESADAGGTAVVLTIDGAIGPATLDYVERGLDHARDSNARLVVITMDTPGGLMSSMRSLIKSILASPIPVATYVSPPGARAASAGTYILYGSHIAAMAPATHLGSATPVQLGGVPGQSDEQDAPSSPSGEDTDQTEQESAPSGDGSAMERKVLEDAVAYIRGLADRHGRNADWAERAVREAVNLNAEDALAQNVIDIVAEDVPDLLNQMNGRSVVMSGGERTLNTANLTLERIDPDWRTRLLSVLTDPNVAYFLMIIGFYGIIFELANPGSLVPGVIGAICLLLALFAFQVLSVNYAGLALILLGLAFIVAEAFMPSFGILGLGGLIAFVVGSVILMDGTNQAISLPVIGGTAAVAGGFLLWVVTRFVGLRRRQVVSGVEQMEGEQGVALDSFARDDDLYRGHVRLNGERWNATSPSEIHKDEPVRVTRIDGLTARVERGDEPDDSTH